GGCCGATGCGCGAGTTCTGCAAGCGCAGGCATACGAAAACGATCAACAGGGTTAGCAGAAGCAGCAGGTAATAGTACTTTTCCGGCCCGGTCACACGTATGCCGAACAAGGTTTCGGTACGGTTGAAGGCAAAGCCCGCCACACGGAAAGGATCGATGCGGTTGACCCCTTGCGGACCGTTGGTGATATTGATCGGCGCGTTCAGGTTGTTCAGGAACACGCGGATGATTTCACCGAACCCCAGCGTGACGATGGCGAGGTAATCGCCCCTCAACCTGAGGGTGGGTGCGCCGAGCATCACGCCGAACAGGCAGGCCAGTGCGACGCCCAGCGGCAGGATCGCCCAGAACGGCAGATGCAGGCCGAAGTGCGGCGACGCCAGCAAGGCCCAGGTATAGGCGCCCACGGCATAGAAGGCGATGTAACCCAGGTCCAGCAGGCCCGCGAAGCCGACCACGATGTTCAGGCCCAGCGAAAGCATTACATACAGCAACGCGAAGTTCAGTATGCGCACCCAGCTCTGGCCGGCCATGCCCAATACGAAGGGCAGCACGGCCAACGCGATCGCGACGAACGCCATACCCATCCATGCGGCCGGCGATATGCGGCCGCGTGTAGCGATACTTGTCATGCGCGATCTCCCACGCGTTCGCCCAACAAACCGGAGGGACGGAAAATCAGCACCAGCACCAGCACCAGGAAGGCAAAAACGTCCTGGTAGTTGCTGCCCATGAAGCCGCCGGTCAGGTCGCCGATGTATCCGGCGCCCAGCGCTTCTATCACGCCCAGCAATATGCCGCCGAACATCGCGCCCGCGAGATTGCCGATGCCACCCAGCACCGCGGCGGTAAAAGCCTTCAGGCCCAGCATGAAGCCCATCGTATAGTGCGCCACGCCGTAGTAGGTGGTGACCATCATGCCGGCCACTGCCGCCAGCGCGGACCCGATCAGGAAAGCCGCGGATATGACCGTGTTGATGTTCACGCCCATCAGGCCCGCGACTTCTCGGTTCTGCGCGGTGGCGCGCATGGCGGTGCCCAGCCGGGTCTTGTGCACGAGGAGCAACAGCCCCGCCATCATCAGCGCCGCGATGACGATGATGGCGATCTGCAGCGTGCTGATGCGCGCGCCGTCGATCTGGAAGACACGCGGCTCGAGTATCTGGGGGAAATGCGCGTAGTCGCGGCCCCACACCATCATGGCCACGTTCTGCAGGATGATCGATATGCCGATGGCGGTGATCAAGGCCGCCAGCCGCGGCGCCCGTCGCAAGGGGCGGTAGGCGACTCTTTCCGCCAGCCAGCCCAGGGCCATGCAGATCGGTACCGCGCAGACCACGCCCGCGCCCAACACGAGCCAGGGGGACATCGCGGGATTCGCGCCCACGAGCGCCAGGGCCACGGAAGTCGCCACCATGGCGCCCACCATGACCACGTCGCCGTGAGCGAAATTGATCAGGCCGACAATGCCATACACCATGGTATAGCCCAGCGCGACCAGGGCATAGACGCTACCCTGGGTCAGGCCGTTGATAAGTTGCTGTATGAAGATATCCATGG
This genomic interval from Bordetella genomosp. 8 contains the following:
- a CDS encoding ABC transporter permease subunit, yielding MGMAFVAIALAVLPFVLGMAGQSWVRILNFALLYVMLSLGLNIVVGFAGLLDLGYIAFYAVGAYTWALLASPHFGLHLPFWAILPLGVALACLFGVMLGAPTLRLRGDYLAIVTLGFGEIIRVFLNNLNAPINITNGPQGVNRIDPFRVAGFAFNRTETLFGIRVTGPEKYYYLLLLLTLLIVFVCLRLQNSRIGRAWEAIREDEVAAKAMGINTRNIKLLAFAMGASFGGVAGALFASMQGFVSPESFSLTESISVLCMVVLGGMGHIPGVILGSVILAVFPEFLRAVIVPAQQAIFGGVVVDPEAIRMLLFGLAMVCVMLFRPAGLWPSSVRKRELSRQAQGGQA
- a CDS encoding branched-chain amino acid ABC transporter permease, whose amino-acid sequence is MDIFIQQLINGLTQGSVYALVALGYTMVYGIVGLINFAHGDVVMVGAMVATSVALALVGANPAMSPWLVLGAGVVCAVPICMALGWLAERVAYRPLRRAPRLAALITAIGISIILQNVAMMVWGRDYAHFPQILEPRVFQIDGARISTLQIAIIVIAALMMAGLLLLVHKTRLGTAMRATAQNREVAGLMGVNINTVISAAFLIGSALAAVAGMMVTTYYGVAHYTMGFMLGLKAFTAAVLGGIGNLAGAMFGGILLGVIEALGAGYIGDLTGGFMGSNYQDVFAFLVLVLVLIFRPSGLLGERVGDRA